AATTATTGATCTCGGTCTGATAGACCACCACGAAGCTGAAGAAATCCAGCTGCAACGCCTTAATGCCATTCTCGAAGGGAAAGGAAGTGAGGCTTTGTATCTTCTTGAGCATCCTCCGGTAATAACTCTTGGCAGGCAAGGCGGACTGGAAAATCTGATTCTTTCTGAAGATCAGCTTGAAAAGCAGGGAATCAAAGTTGTTAAGACCAGACGTGGCGGGAACATTACCTGCCATTATCCGGGGCAGCTTGTTGTCTACCCGGTCATGCACATTGAAAAAAGACGCGGCGGAATTAAAAAATTCTTTTCCGATATGGAAGAAACAGCCATTAGAACTGCAAAAACTTTCGGGGTTGAAGCCGGGAGATCCGAGGGACGTCCGGGAGTCTGGACAGAAAAAGGCAAGCTGTGTTCCATAGGAATAGGTGTGCGGAAATGGGTGACCTATCACGGCTTGTCATTCAACATCTCAAGAGATATGTCACTTTTCAACGCAATCAACCTCTGCGGTCTGAAAGGAGCGCACCCTACTTCGCTTTCTCTGGAAGCAGGCAGGGATATAGATATATTGGAAGTAAAAAATGTCTTCAAACAAGAATTCAGAAGAATATTTGAGAATACCACAGTGGCTCAGGGTTAAACTTCCCAGCGGTCCCGCATTCAGGGATACCGCTAAAATGCTTGGTGATCTGAATCTGAACACTGTCTGCCAGAGTGCCAAATGCCCTAATACATGGGAATGCTTTTCCCGCAAGGTGGCAACATTTCTTATTATGGGCCATGTCTGCACACGCAATTGCGCTTTCTGCAACATCACTCCCGGACAGGTTTCGAGCCTTGATGCGGATGAACCCAATAGAGTTTCAGAAGCTGTTTCACGGCTGGACCTGAGGCATGTTGTCATCACATCAGTCACCCGTGACGATCTGGCTGACGGTGGTGCAGAGCATTATGCCCGGACAATAAAAACAATCCGTGCCGAGCACCCCAAATGCTCCATTGAAGTGTTGATTCCTGATTTTCAGGGTAATCAGGCCGCTCTGGAAATGGTTATTGACGCCCACCCCGATATCATAAACCATAATGTTGAAACCTCTCCTGATCTTTATGATTCAATCCGTCCTCAGGCCGACTACAGGCAAAGCCTTGAACTGTTGGAAAGGGTAAAAAAATCTGGTTCAGGGATTCCTTCTAAATCAGGATTAATGGTCGGGCTTGGCGAAGATGACGATATGGTCAGAAAAGTGATTGATGACCTCGCTGAAATCAATTGCGATATGGTAACAATCGGTCAGTATATGCGCCCCAGCAAAGCCCACCCGGCTGTAAAACGCTATGTAGAGCCGCATGTTTTCGATGAATACGCCGAGTATGGAAAATCAAAAGGCATAGCGCACATGTTCTGCGCTCCGCTAGTAAGAAGCAGCTACAACGCAGCCGAAGAATTCGGTTTTTTATAGTCAGGGAGAGTTCAATCTGTAATTATTGACGATAAAACAGCTTTCACTGCATGCTAATTTAGCAATTATTACAGCTTGGTTAGCTCCTAAATTTGCTAATCCGGTCTATCAACCGGAATATTACCGGCAAAGACGAAAAAAATCCTCCATGAAAAATTTCATGGAGGATTTTTTTATTAATACCCTAGCGACTATTGACGCTGGATTTCTTTTCGTAAACAGTTATTCGGTAAACATAACAACACAAATTCAGCATAATGAGGGTTAGCATGCAGACTCTTGGCGAAGCTAAATTTTCAAATTATCAACAATCAGTAACAACAGCTCTGGATTTAATTTCTGCTGCTGAGGCACTTTCCACTGAAAAAAAATTTCTTATAAAACCGAATCTGGTGAACAGCTCCCCGCATCCGGTAACAACATCACCGGACTTCTGCCGTGCGGTGATAGAGTATGTGCTAAAAGCCAACAACAAAGCTGAAATAATCATTGCCGAAGGTTCCGGCGATTCCAAACTTGAGACACCGGAAATATTCAAAAAGCTGGGTTATATGGAGCTGGCTGAAGATTACGGAATAGAACTGCTGGACCTGAACTATGCCCCGCTCTGTAAAAAATCACTTCCCGGGACTAAAGTTTTTCCGGAAATGTATCTGCCGGAAATAGCCTTCACCCACAAAATTATTTCCATGCCCAATCTCAAGGGACATTCAATGGCAGGAATAACCGGGACCATGAAAAATATGATGGGATTTGCGCCGCCTGAACATTACTCGCTTGGCGGATGGAAAAAGGCTGCCTTCCACAAGCAGATGCAGCAGTCGGTAAAAGAACTTAATATGTATATATCGCCATGGCTTTCAATCATGGACGCCAGTGTCGGTCTGGCAGATTACCACCTTGGAGGGGCAAGGTGTAATCCTTCCCCGGAACTTATTCTGGCAGGATTTAATCCAAAGGAACTTGACCGCAGAGCAGCAGAAATTCTGGGATTAAACTGGCAGGAGATAGGACACCTCTGCTGATACTTATTTGAACAAACTGCTTATGCTTGCTTGATGTCTCAGGGCTGCAATAAATAAGCTTTCATGCTTTAAAGGCGCGGCCAGTTGATAAACTCAGCAGACACACACTAGCCATTCTGCATACTAGACTTTTATAGACTTTTAACATTTTACATCAAACAGAACTGAATTTCTAAAGTATCACCACAAACCAATCAAATGGTCTGGAAAAAGCACACACTTCACATAGACGGGCAAAAAATAAACGCAGTAGCCCCTGAGATCATATCTGTCAGCAGGTCTACAGATATTCCCGCTTTTTACGCTCAGGACTTTATGAATGACCTTCGCAGGGGGTGGAGTGAATGGATTAATCCCTTCAATAGTGAGAAGACTTATATAAGCTATGAAAACCTTGGTGCGATTGTCTTCTGGTCCAAAAATCCGGATCCCCTTTTCCCGCATCTTGAAGAACTGGACTCCTATAATTTCACCTACTATTTTCAGTTTACCTTAAATGATTACGTCAAAGAATTTTTCGAACCTAATGTTTCGCCTCTTGAAAAACGGATAGCAACGTTCGTCAGATTATCAGAACATGTCGGGAAAAATCGTATGGTCTGGAGATATGACCCGATAATACTCGGGCAGGGACTAACGCCTAAAATTATAGCAGACCGTATTGCCGGAATAGGAAAGCGTATCGCCGCATATACGGAAAAACTGGTGTTCAGTTTTGTGGATATCGCTGATTATAGAAAAGTGAGAACCACACTTGAAAAGCTCGGAATATTTATAAGAGAGCCGTTACCTGATGAAATGCACGAAATCGCAGAAGCCATAGGAGAGATGACTGCAAAATGGTGCATAACTGCTGCAACCTGTGGAGAAAAAGAAGATTTCAGCACCTATGGAATCTCTAAAAACAAATGTGTTGATGATGAACTGCTGCAAAGATTATTGAAACCGGAAAATAAAAATCTTTCAGAATTTTTTAAACGCCATACCGCACCGCAACTCTCGCTTTTTGGTTCAGCCAAGCCTGAGATTCCGCGAGACCGCGGGCAACGCGGTGAATGCAGATGCATCATAAGCAAAGCTTTCGGCCGTTATGACACCTGCCCTCATCTTTGCGTTTATTGCTACGCAAACTCATCTGCTACAACAGTAAGACAGTATCAGAATTTGAAAAATAATATGAAATCAGGACTTGAATGAGTGGTCCTTGATTGTCAGTTCTATACTTGGAACACCCCGGTAATTATCTATTTTAGGAGAAAAAGCGAACCGCATTTTCCGGCCTATCAAGTCCGAGCCAAGTTCGTCAGCCATGCGCCATGCCTTTGCGGGCATTCTGCGGGTGCTCTTGATATCCCCGATGGTCAGCTTCACATGATTTCCGCCAAAAACCCTGCGCTCCATAATTGTAACCACAGGAGTGGTGAACACAGGTTCAGGATTTCCCATCCCAAACGGTTGCAAAAGCTCTATCTCTTTTAAAAGGACATAATCAACATCCTGCAAGGCGAGTTCACGGTCAACTTTGATTGTAGGTGTGAGCGGTTTATCACCAATCTTTTCAACAACGGCTCTGTGAAACCTGTCGCCAAGCTCTTTTAGATTGGCAGGGTTGAGTGAAAGACCCGCTGCAAGCTTATGCCCGCCGAAACTGAGCAGAAGGTCCGACATTCCGGTTAAAGCTTCATGCAGATGAAATTCGCTGATGGACCGGGCTGAACCTTTAATAATTCCGTCTTCTTCACACAGAATTATTACCGGCCGGTAAAATTTTTCAACAACTCTGGAAGCGACAATACCGATGATTCCCGGATGCCACTCTGGAGAATAAAGCACGAGTCCAGCCCTGTTTAAAGGAGCTTTGACCTGTTTTTCAGCCTGCGTCATGGCCTGTTCAAGAATTTCATCCTCTTCTTTACGCCGGTCGGTATTAAGCTGATCAAGAGCAGCGGCAATAGGTCTTGCAGTTTCCATATCCTCGGCAAGAAGAAGTTCTAAAGCTTTTTCAGGATCACCCAGCCTGCCAGAAGCATTTATCCGTGGAGCCAGCCCAAAACCAACCTGCCCTGCTCCGATTGCCGCAAACATGTCATACCCGCTGACAACCTTAAGTGCGGCTATACCGGGACGTCTGGCTTCTTTGAGTTTCAGCAGACCGTTTTTAACCAGAATTCTATTCTGCCCCTGAAGTTCAACAACGTCAGCAATTGTACCCAGAGCAACAAGATCAAGAAATTCACGCATATCCAGAGGTTCGCCGGGCAGCATTCTGTTAAGGGCAACCATAAGCATAAAGGCAACCCCGACCCCGGCAAGATTTGCACATGAGCATTCCTTACCATCCGCAGTCTCTATACGGGGGTCGCAGACAGCTGCGGCAGGAGGAAGGACATCACCCGGAAGATGATGGTCAGAAACAACCACGGTCATTCCCATTTCAGAAGCCGCAGCAACTTCCTCATTATTGGTAATACCGCAGTCAACAGTCAGCAGCAGTTCAACGCCCTGATCACGAAGGGCTCTGAGCCCTTCAACATTCATCCCGTATCCTTCTTCAAGACGGTTTGGAAGATGATGAAGCGTTTCTATACCTCTGGCCTGCATAAAAGTTTTCACAACCGCAGTGGAGGTCACACCATCAACATCATAATCACCCCATATCGCAAGCTTTTTACCTTGTGAGATACCTTCGGCAAGCACTTGTGCAGCATTTTTAAGACCGGGAATTTCATCAGGACGGCACAGATGCCTCAAACCGGGCGAGAGAAAAAGATCCATTTCTCTGGCAGAGGTGAATCCTCTTTTCCACAAAACTCCGGCTATAAGTTCACTTATATTAAGCTCTGCCGCAATAAGCGGCAGTTCAGCAGGAAGGTCTTTATCATCTCTCAATTTCCAATTACTCGGCAAAATAAACTCCACGCATGTAATGACTAAAAATCAATTTCAAAATCTTCTACCGGTATGGCGTGTTTTCTTTTCTTTCTTTCAGGGGGATTAAAACCGGGAATATCTTCAGCGTCAGATAATATATACCCGTTATCTTTCAGATAGAGCCAGAAAAGGCCTGCTTCCTCCATCTCAGGATTAAGAGCCAGACTTTTCTTAAGGTACGAATAGCACTGTTTAAAATCACCTTTTTCAAAATAAGCACGAGCTATATTCATATAAAGGTTTTCGTCATTTTCAGTAAGTTCTTCAGCTTTGTGATAGTATTCCAAAGCCTGATCGATCATACCGTTTTTTCTCAGGCTGATTCCGAAATCATTAAAGAGATGTTTATGTTCAGGCTTAAACGTGGCTTCAATATTAACCAGACGTTTGAAGATATCATCCGCTTTAGTTACGTTGCCCCGTTCAAGATAGGTCAGTCCCAACCCGAAATTTGCCCTGACATTCTGTTCATCAAAATTCAGGGCATGATTAAATTCATATTCAGCACTGTAAGCTTCGCTTTTCGTTCTGTGTGCTTCTCCGCGTTGCACAGAAGTATTAAGCTCCTTCATCTTAGGATAAACAGTGCTGTTATAAAATTCAGGTTCCGGGGTGTAGTTATCGAGAAACTCATCTCTGCCCATATGCTGTTTTGTTCCAGCCGGGACATAGTTACGGTTAAGCGGCTGAATATAAATTTCACCGCGTTCATTTTCTTCAGCAAACCAGTATGTTTTCTGTATGGCTTTTCTGGTCGTTGTACCGGTTCCCACAGAGACCTGAGTCTGTGAAGAAAAAACGCCTGAAATATTTACTCTTTTTGATCCGCTCATTATAAGGCTCTTCCTGATTTAAATCAGCATATCCCTGATAATATCCGCTGCGGCCTTTTTCGGGTCATCAGCCTGTGTAACCGGACGGCCGACAACAAGAAAGTTTGAACCGTTACGAACAGCCTGAGCAGGCGTAACAACCCTGCGCTGATCATCCGAGGCCTGAGCAGGACGGATACCCGGTGTCAGGCATAAAAAATCATTCCCGCACCGTTTCTTTACACTCTCAACCTCAAGACCTGAACAGACAATACCGTCAAGACCAGCCTGAGAAGAAGCAAGAGCAAGATCAAGAACACTTTCGCCAAGTCCGTTGGGAATGGGGAAAGGCAGATCTTCTTCACTCATGCTTGTCAGAATGGTTATAGCCATAAGCAGAGGGCCATCGCCTTCAACCGCGGCCTCAGAACGTCCTTCACGGGCGGCAATTGCCATTCTCTCTCCACCGAGGGCATGCAGACTGAGCATATCAGCTCCGGCACGAGTGGCGGACCTGACAGCCCCTTTCACAGTATTGGGAATGTCGAAAAATTTAAGGTCCACAAAAACCTTAAACCCCATTTCCTTAAAACGGCTGACAATCGAAGGACCTTCCGCACAAAAAAGTTCAAGACCAACTTTGACCCATGGAACTGTTCCGGAAATTTTACGGGCCAGAGCAATGGCATCATCACCGTTCTTAAAATCAAGGGCAACTACGAGTTCAGACATTCTACCCCCATTCTTTCAAAATATTATTTAATAATTCAGGTCTGTTGCATCTCCGACTTTTTCCAGACAGATATATTGTTCTCAACTCTGTATAAGCCCTGTCGAGATTGTCATTGATAACCCAGTAATCAAAGTTTGAAGCTGCATCCATTTCTTTTCTGGCATTTTTCAAACGTTTCTCAATTACTTCAGCACTATCTGTCCCACGACCTTTAAGCCTCTTTTCAAGTTCTGCATAAGAAGGCGGCAGTAAAAAGACATAAAGACCATCGGGAAAAGTTTCGCGCAGCTGCATGGCTCCCTGAAAATCTATATCAAAAAGGACATCGGTTCCCTGCAAAAGCATATCCTTCACAGGGGCGGCAGGTGTTCCGTAATAATTGCCGTGAACCTCAGCCCATTCAGCAAATTCTCCTTTGTCCCTGCGAGCTGTAAATTCGTCTTTTTCCAGAAAATAATAATCCCTGCCATGCACCTCACCCTCGCGGGGGCTTCTTGTGGTGCAGGAAATGGAGAAACCTATTTCAGGAAATTCAGCCCGTAATTTTTTAACCAATGTGCTTTTACCGGTACCGGAAGGGGCACACATAACAAGAACCTGTCCTTTCTGAAGGACCGGACAATCGTTACTCATCCTCTTCCTCCTCAGCAGCATAACGGTGACCTATGGTTTCAGCCTGAATAGCGGACAAAACAACATGATTGGAGTCGGTAACAATTATTGATCTGGTCTTTCTACCCTGAGTGGCATCAACAAGACGGCCGTCCTGCCGTGCATCCTCACGCAGTCTGCGCATGGGAGAGGAAGAAGGGTTGACGATAGCGACAACCCTGTCTGAAACTACAAAATTACCGAACCCGATATTGAGTAGACTTTGTTTCTGCATGGACCTACTCGATATTCTGAACCTGCTCGCGGCATTTTTCAAGCTCGGCTTTAAACTCTACAACCATTTTACTTACTTCAACATCCTGACATTTATTGCCGCAGGTATTTATCTCCCTGAAAGTTTCCTGAAGGAGAAAATCAAGACGTTTTCCGGTATCACCATCGCTGTTGAGAACTTCAAAAATACGACCGATATGGGCATCAAGACGTGTCAATTCTTCAGATACATCAAGCTTATCTGTAAGAATGGCAACTTCCTGAAGCATTCTCTCTTCAGAAAAATCAGCATTGGCATTTTCGAGCATCGTTTTAATGCGTTCGATAAGTGCTGCACGCTTTTCTTCAAGAATTTCAGGGACTCTCTTATTAATAACCTTGACATACCCTTTCAGTATTTCAAATCTGGCGATGAGATCATCTTTCAGAATTTCACCTTCTGCAGAGCGTGATTCCACCCAGTTTGCCAATGCAGCTTCAAGTCCTTTGGAAACGCTTTCAGCAAGAGCGGGATCAGGTTCATTAGAGGTATCACGCCACAGATAAGAGAGTTCAAAAAGCTTATTATAATCAGGAGCAAATACGATTCCCTGCTCATCAGCCATATCTCTCACCTGCTTGATCATGGCTTCAGCCTGTAATCTG
Above is a window of Maridesulfovibrio bastinii DSM 16055 DNA encoding:
- a CDS encoding DUF370 domain-containing protein — translated: MQKQSLLNIGFGNFVVSDRVVAIVNPSSSPMRRLREDARQDGRLVDATQGRKTRSIIVTDSNHVVLSAIQAETIGHRYAAEEEEDE
- the recJ gene encoding single-stranded-DNA-specific exonuclease RecJ; this encodes MPSNWKLRDDKDLPAELPLIAAELNISELIAGVLWKRGFTSAREMDLFLSPGLRHLCRPDEIPGLKNAAQVLAEGISQGKKLAIWGDYDVDGVTSTAVVKTFMQARGIETLHHLPNRLEEGYGMNVEGLRALRDQGVELLLTVDCGITNNEEVAAASEMGMTVVVSDHHLPGDVLPPAAAVCDPRIETADGKECSCANLAGVGVAFMLMVALNRMLPGEPLDMREFLDLVALGTIADVVELQGQNRILVKNGLLKLKEARRPGIAALKVVSGYDMFAAIGAGQVGFGLAPRINASGRLGDPEKALELLLAEDMETARPIAAALDQLNTDRRKEEDEILEQAMTQAEKQVKAPLNRAGLVLYSPEWHPGIIGIVASRVVEKFYRPVIILCEEDGIIKGSARSISEFHLHEALTGMSDLLLSFGGHKLAAGLSLNPANLKELGDRFHRAVVEKIGDKPLTPTIKVDRELALQDVDYVLLKEIELLQPFGMGNPEPVFTTPVVTIMERRVFGGNHVKLTIGDIKSTRRMPAKAWRMADELGSDLIGRKMRFAFSPKIDNYRGVPSIELTIKDHSFKS
- the gmk gene encoding guanylate kinase; amino-acid sequence: MSNDCPVLQKGQVLVMCAPSGTGKSTLVKKLRAEFPEIGFSISCTTRSPREGEVHGRDYYFLEKDEFTARRDKGEFAEWAEVHGNYYGTPAAPVKDMLLQGTDVLFDIDFQGAMQLRETFPDGLYVFLLPPSYAELEKRLKGRGTDSAEVIEKRLKNARKEMDAASNFDYWVINDNLDRAYTELRTIYLSGKSRRCNRPELLNNILKEWG
- a CDS encoding YicC/YloC family endoribonuclease; translation: MPISMTGFGRAETTEDKWSHVWEIRSVNSRFLDLKWRLPASLRGFEHSWEKIVRKYGSRGRVEISLNLEVFSADLLGVCLNRLQAEAMIKQVRDMADEQGIVFAPDYNKLFELSYLWRDTSNEPDPALAESVSKGLEAALANWVESRSAEGEILKDDLIARFEILKGYVKVINKRVPEILEEKRAALIERIKTMLENANADFSEERMLQEVAILTDKLDVSEELTRLDAHIGRIFEVLNSDGDTGKRLDFLLQETFREINTCGNKCQDVEVSKMVVEFKAELEKCREQVQNIE
- the pyrF gene encoding orotidine-5'-phosphate decarboxylase, yielding MSELVVALDFKNGDDAIALARKISGTVPWVKVGLELFCAEGPSIVSRFKEMGFKVFVDLKFFDIPNTVKGAVRSATRAGADMLSLHALGGERMAIAAREGRSEAAVEGDGPLLMAITILTSMSEEDLPFPIPNGLGESVLDLALASSQAGLDGIVCSGLEVESVKKRCGNDFLCLTPGIRPAQASDDQRRVVTPAQAVRNGSNFLVVGRPVTQADDPKKAAADIIRDMLI
- the lipB gene encoding lipoyl(octanoyl) transferase LipB, with protein sequence MEIIDLGLIDHHEAEEIQLQRLNAILEGKGSEALYLLEHPPVITLGRQGGLENLILSEDQLEKQGIKVVKTRRGGNITCHYPGQLVVYPVMHIEKRRGGIKKFFSDMEETAIRTAKTFGVEAGRSEGRPGVWTEKGKLCSIGIGVRKWVTYHGLSFNISRDMSLFNAINLCGLKGAHPTSLSLEAGRDIDILEVKNVFKQEFRRIFENTTVAQG
- a CDS encoding DUF1848 domain-containing protein; translation: MVWKKHTLHIDGQKINAVAPEIISVSRSTDIPAFYAQDFMNDLRRGWSEWINPFNSEKTYISYENLGAIVFWSKNPDPLFPHLEELDSYNFTYYFQFTLNDYVKEFFEPNVSPLEKRIATFVRLSEHVGKNRMVWRYDPIILGQGLTPKIIADRIAGIGKRIAAYTEKLVFSFVDIADYRKVRTTLEKLGIFIREPLPDEMHEIAEAIGEMTAKWCITAATCGEKEDFSTYGISKNKCVDDELLQRLLKPENKNLSEFFKRHTAPQLSLFGSAKPEIPRDRGQRGECRCIISKAFGRYDTCPHLCVYCYANSSATTVRQYQNLKNNMKSGLE
- a CDS encoding DUF362 domain-containing protein, whose translation is MQTLGEAKFSNYQQSVTTALDLISAAEALSTEKKFLIKPNLVNSSPHPVTTSPDFCRAVIEYVLKANNKAEIIIAEGSGDSKLETPEIFKKLGYMELAEDYGIELLDLNYAPLCKKSLPGTKVFPEMYLPEIAFTHKIISMPNLKGHSMAGITGTMKNMMGFAPPEHYSLGGWKKAAFHKQMQQSVKELNMYISPWLSIMDASVGLADYHLGGARCNPSPELILAGFNPKELDRRAAEILGLNWQEIGHLC
- the lipA gene encoding lipoyl synthase produces the protein MSSNKNSEEYLRIPQWLRVKLPSGPAFRDTAKMLGDLNLNTVCQSAKCPNTWECFSRKVATFLIMGHVCTRNCAFCNITPGQVSSLDADEPNRVSEAVSRLDLRHVVITSVTRDDLADGGAEHYARTIKTIRAEHPKCSIEVLIPDFQGNQAALEMVIDAHPDIINHNVETSPDLYDSIRPQADYRQSLELLERVKKSGSGIPSKSGLMVGLGEDDDMVRKVIDDLAEINCDMVTIGQYMRPSKAHPAVKRYVEPHVFDEYAEYGKSKGIAHMFCAPLVRSSYNAAEEFGFL
- a CDS encoding tetratricopeptide repeat protein, with translation MSGSKRVNISGVFSSQTQVSVGTGTTTRKAIQKTYWFAEENERGEIYIQPLNRNYVPAGTKQHMGRDEFLDNYTPEPEFYNSTVYPKMKELNTSVQRGEAHRTKSEAYSAEYEFNHALNFDEQNVRANFGLGLTYLERGNVTKADDIFKRLVNIEATFKPEHKHLFNDFGISLRKNGMIDQALEYYHKAEELTENDENLYMNIARAYFEKGDFKQCYSYLKKSLALNPEMEEAGLFWLYLKDNGYILSDAEDIPGFNPPERKKRKHAIPVEDFEIDF